ACGGGAAAGTTGAGCTGGCCCGCGAGGATGCCATCGATGCCGGTGCCGCTGGGCGCGCCGGGGGTTGTGCCCGGGCCGGTGAGGGGGGCAACGAGCTCCCAATCGCTGAGGCCGCGTTCCCCCTCGGAACTCACCAGATCGGTCAAGACGAGCGCGAAAGCCCAGTCGTGCGGGGCGTAGGCGGCAGAAAGCGTCACCGATGTGCTCTGGCCGGGCAGCAGCGTGTCGTCCTCGATGTCGAAGAGGATGGCGTATTGGGCCAGGGTTTGGGTGGCGGCGGCCAACAGCAGGACGCAGGCGGTCACGGGGCGCATGGGGTCCTCCTCGCGCGTTCAATATACCGGAAGCGGCGGGGCCACGCAAGGGCACTTGTGCGCGTCGCGTCGCGGACCACGGCGAGAGAGGGTGTTGTTCGGGAGACGCGGCCTGGCGGGCCGTGAGAGCCGATGGGCACCGCGGAGGAATGATTTCTCCGCCCGGCCAGATGATCTGACCGCCCGGTCAGGTCTTCTCGCCGCCCGGTCGGATGAACTGGCCGCCCGGTCAGGTCTTCTCACTGCCCGGTCAGGTGATCTGGCCGCCCGACGAGACCATGCAACCGCCCCGGCGGCGTCGCGTTACTTCCGCTTCTTGCGCTGCTTGAAGCCCTTGGGCTTGCCGCCCTTGGTGCTCTTGCGGCGGGCGATCGAGGGCATCATGGAGGCGGCCGCGGCGGCGCTGTCTCCCCCGGCCGCCCCCTGGGCCATGTGGGTCATGGTGCTCATCTTGCTGCGGGCGCTCATGTCGCCCATGCCGCGGGTGAGCTGGTTGATGGTGTTGAACTGCTTGACCAGCCGGCCGACGGTCTGCTGGTCGACGCCCGCGCCCCTGGCGATGCGGCGCTTGCGCGAGTTGTCGATGAGCTTGGGCTTCTTGCGCTCGGCCGCGGTCATCGACTGGATCTGGGCCTCGACGCGATCGAGTTCCTTGTCGTCGATGCTGACGTCCTTGAGCGCCGAGCCCACGCCGGGCAGCATGCCCAGGACCTGCTTCATGGGCCCGAGCTTGCGGATGGTCTTGAGCTGCTTCAAGAAGTCGTCCATGCCCAGCTCGCCGCGCATCATCTTGTTCTGCAGCTTCTCGGCCTCTTCCTCGGTGACCTCCTGCTGGGCTTTTTCAACCAGGCTCACCACGTCGCCCATGCCCAGGATGCGCCCGGCGAAGCGCTCGGGGTGGAAGGGCTCCAGCGCGTCGAGCTTCTCGCCCGTGCCCACGAAGCGGACGGGGGCGCCGGTGACCTCTCGAACGCTCAGCGCCGCGCCGCCGCGCGTGTCGCTGTCGAACTTGGTGAGGATGACCCCGTCGATGCCGAGCTGCTCGTGGAAGGCCTTCGCTGACCTCACCGCGTCCTGGCCGGTCATGCTGTCGACCACCAGGAAGATGTAGTGCGGGTTGCACGCGGCCTTGACCTTCTTGAGCTCGCCCATCAGGTCGTCGTTGACGTGCAGGCGGCCGGCGGTGTCGAGGATGGCCACGTCGCTGCCGTTGGCGCGGGCCTGCTTGAGCCCGCGCTTGCAGACGTCGACGGCCACGCCCACGCGCTCGCCGTACGCGCCGATCTGGTCCAGCTCGCCGTGGAACTTGACCGGCGCGCTGCCGGGAAAGCCGCCGGCCTGCTGGGCGACGGTCTCGAGCTGCTCGACGGCGGCGGGGCGCTGCAGGTCGGCGGCGACGAGGGTGCTGGAGAGGTCCTTCTTACGGAGCCAGGCGGCGATCTTGCCGCAGGTGGTCGTCTTGCCGCTGCCCTGCAGGCCGCACATCATGATGACGGTGGGGCCGGGAGAGACGGTGTGGATGCCCGGGTCGCTGGCCGTGCCCGGCTCGCCGCCCAGGAGCACGACCAGCCGGTCGTGGACGATCTTGATCATCTCTTCGCCCGGCTTGACGCTCTCGGTGACCTTCTTGCCCAGGGCTTCCTGGACGACCTGGTCGCAGAACTTTTCGACGACCTCGAGGGCGACGTCGGCCTCGAGGAGGCTCTCGCGGACCTGGGCCATGGCCTCGCGCACGTTCTTCTCGGAGATGGCGCCCTGGCCTGAGAGGTTTCGCAGGGCGGACTGGAAGCCTTCGGTGAGTCGTTCGAGCATGGGTGTCCTTGGAAGAAAGGCCTGGGTCGCCGGTGGATGTTCGGGCGAAGGGGATTGTAGAGGGCCCGGCCTGGTGCTTCAGCCGGTGAGGTGGGTGAGCCTTCGTTCGCGGAGGAGGGACCAGTCGGCCTTGAGGTCGGCGAGCGTCGCATCATGATGAGCGTCGGGGCGAACACCTTCTTCGCCGTCCCAGCAGGGATACACATCGACGGCCGCCTCGGCGGTCAACTCGCCGAGCAGGTCGAGCATGGCACACCGGTACCGTTCGTCATCCTTATCGATCTCCCATGTGGAGTCCTCGGGCATGCCACGCACCATGATCCCCAGCGGGCACGCGCAGCCCTCCGCGGTGCTGATTTCATAGACGTAGGCATATCTGAGAGAACTGAGAGCGTTTGGCCGATCCGCGTCCTCTCTGCGCCGGAGGGTGAGACCACCGCGAGGATGCCGCGGGGTCAACGGAGACGCCGTCGCGATGTACAGGCACATGCACACGGAGGATCGTAGAGCAGGCATTGGCACCCCGAGGCACTACGCCGCTACCTACCGTCTGGTAAATGGATAGCTTTCCTACTGCCGCTGCGAGTCCTACTTCCGTCGACCGTCCGCTGCGTCTGGCGGCCATCGACGTGGGCAGCAACTCCATCCGCCTGCTCATCGCCGAGCGTGACGACGAGGGCGGGTACCACGTGCTGGACGAGGAGAAGGTCAGCCCGCGCCTTGGCCACGCCCTGGCCGAGACGGGGATGATCGCCCCGGACCGGCTGGAAGACGCCATCGGCGCCGTCGAGCGAATGAAGCAGATCGCCCTGGGCTACGGGGTGGCCGAGATCCGCGTCATCGCCACCAGCGCCGTGCGCGAGGCGGGCAACGGACACGAATTCGTCGCCGGCGTCGAGCGGCTGAGCAACCTCAAGACCGAGGTCATCGGCCACGAGGACGAGGGCCGCCTGGCCCACAAGAGCGTGGCGGCGGCCTTCGACGTGCGCAAGCTGCCGTTTGCCGTCGCGGACATTGGTGGCGGCTCGACCGAGGTCGTCTTCAGCCGCAGCGGGGCCGTGGAGAAGGTCGTGGGCCTGAAGCTGGGCGCGGTGCGCGTGGCCGACATGTTCGGCGGGGCCAGGGCGTCCGAGCCGCACACCTTCGACGAGATGCGTCAGTATCTCAAGGGCGCCATCGAGGTGGCCGTTGGGAAGATGCCCCTCAAGCCCAAGGTGCTCTTCGGCACCGGCGGCACGTACAGCGCGCTGGCGTCGATCCAGATGGCCCGCGAGGGCACGAGCGCCGAGAGCGTGCAGGGCCACCGGCTGACCCGCGAGCAGGTCACCAAGACGCTCACCAAGCTGCGCTCGGCGCTCGAGAAGGGCGAGTCGGTGGCCGGGCTCAACAAGGACCGCTACGACATCATCCTGCCGGGCGCGGCCATCGTCGAGGCGCTCATGAAGACACTGAAGGTCGACGAGCTGGTCGTGCACGACCGTGGTATCCGCGATGGGCTCATGCTGTCGATGCTCGAGGGCCACACCGCGCAGAGCAAGGGCCGAGGCGCCCCGCCCGCCGCTACGCCCACGCGCGCCACGCTGGGTAGCCGCTCGGAATCCATCCGCCGCTTCGCGCGCAAGTGCCGCTACCACGAGGCCCACAGCGAGCACGTGACGATGCTGTCGCTGGAGATCTTCGACCAGTTGGCCCAGCAGTTGCCCGAGATCGCCCGCGAGCTGGCCCGCTCGCACCCCAGCCACCCGCTGGCGGTCGACCACGAGACGGCGATGGACGCCCAGGGTCGCGGCGTGCTCGAGGCCTCGGGCGTGCTGCACGACATCGGCTACCTGGTCAACCACTCCAAGCACCACAAGCACAGCTACTACATCATCGCCAACGGCGAGCTTGACGGCTTTAGCCCCAGGGAGCGCGAGCTGATCGCCAACGTCGCGCGGTACCACCGCCGCAGCCCGCCCAAGAACAGCCACGAACCTTACGCGGCCATGGACAACCACGACCGCAAGATCGTTCGCCGGCTGGCGGGCATCCTGCGCGTCGCCGATGGGCTCGACCGCACGCACACGCAGGTGGTCGATCGCGTGGCGGTCACGATCGAAGCCCGCGCCTCGGATGGACACCCCGCCGACCACCCCAACACGGCGGTCTTCACCGTCGAGTCACCCAGCGACGTGAGCACCGACGTCTGGGGTGCGCAGCGCAAGAGCGAGCTCTTTTGCTCGGCGTTCGGGCTGCGCACGGCGTTCGAGACCGCCTAGGTCGGCCAGCACGCAGAAAGTCGTCTTGATTCGGCCCCGCTTCGGGTAGACTGGGCGAACGCGCCCTCCGGAGGAATGGCCATGACCATCGCCGCATCGAGGTTTGTTGCCGTCGTGTGGTGCCTGTGCGCTGCCACGCTGCTGGCCCAGTCGCCCTGCCCGCCGGCCGAGCAGTCGGCAATCGGCGGAGCGATGTTCGACGTGGCGATCCACGAAGACGTCGCCTACATCGCCAACGGCGGGGGTGGCTTGCTCGTGCTCGATCTTCATGACCCTGCCCGGCCGACCGAGTTGGCCGAGCTAGCGCTGCCCGGGCAGGCGCAGGCCATTGCACTCGAGCCCGCGGCGCAGCTGGCGTACATCGCCGGCGCGGACGGGGGGCTGCACGTCATCGACGTCGTGCAGCCTCGGCGACCACGCCTGGTGTACTCGCTTGCGACCAACGGGCTGGCCCGCGACGTAGCGATCGCAGATGGGCTGCTGCTGGTGGCCCAGAGCGAAGCGGGGCTGGGCGTCTACGACCTTACCAACCCGCGCGTACCGGCCTTTCGATCGCACTTGGTGACGCCGGAACTGGCCGTCGGCGTGGCAGCGCAAGACTCACTCGCGGTGGTCGCCCTGGCGCGCGTCAGCCCCATCCTCGTATCGCTTGAGGACCCGGCGGCCCCGTCCATCACCGCAACGCTCACCGAGTTGACGTCCTGCTGGGACGTGGACATGGGCGACGGCTACGTGTATGCCCAGGGGCGGCTTTCGCCGGTCGACCTGTGTGTCGCCACGTACGACGTTGGCGACCCAGCCGTACCGGTGCAGACCGACTCGGACTGCATCGCGGGCGGCCGGCTGCGTGTGGCCCAGGATCGGTTGCTGGTCACCCGCCATCGCGAACTGCTGATCTACGACCTGGCCGACCCGTCGCAGCCCGAACTGGCCGAACGGATCTCCACCGGCGTATACCTCACCGCCGTGGCATGGACCGGCGGCCCGTGGGTGGTCGCCGGATCGGAGGCCCTCCTGGCCATCGCGAGTGATCCGCCGCACGGCGTGCTCGGGCGATTCGATCAGGTCGACCTCAGCCAGTTGGATCGCGCGGTCGTTGGCGGCGACCTGATGGTGACGGGGGGCGCGTTCCAGGTAGTCGACGTGGCCGACCCGACCACGCCGACGTTCCGGGGGCGGGCCGAGATCTATGGCTACGACGCGGCGATCGATGGTGATCTGGCGTACGTCACGCGTTTTCTTGATCTGACCGTCATCGACTTGGGCGACCCTGCCCGCCCCACCGCCGTCGGCTCGGTGCGCGTGCCGGGCAGCGATGCGGAGACATACCGCGTGGAGGTGCGTGGCAACATCGCGTACACGTACTCGCTGGACATGTACTTCCGCATCATTACCACGCTGGCCAGCATCGACGTGCACGATCCGAACAACCCCGCCGTGCTGGACACGCTGGTGGGCGTGGGCAACGCGTTCGACATGGCGGTTGGAGACGGCCTGATCATCACCGCCGATGGGCCGCTGCGCTTCGTCGACGCCACCGACCCGGCCAACCTGCGGCCGTTGGGCCAGCTCGAGGGTTCGTACAACGCCGTGACGTTGAACGAGGATTTGGCGTTCACCATCCACGGCGGGCCGGTGCAGTCGCTGCGCATCGTCGACGCCTCCGATGCCGCAACGCCGCGGATCATTGCCGATCTTCCGTTGACCCGGGCCCCAGCGTACCTGGAAGACCTCGTCGTCGTCGACGGCGTGGCGTACCTGGTCGGCCGCGAAGCCGGACTGCTCCGCGTCGATGTTGCCGATCCGAGTGATCCCGTCGAGCTCGAACCGGTTGCGATTGCGGGCGAGCCGTATTCGATCACGGCCCGCGGCACGTTGCTGGTGGTGACCACCACGCGGGGCGTCCGTCTGCTGGAGACGGGCCAGTGCGGGCCGTGCCGCGCGGATCTCGACGGCGACGGATCGCTCACGTTGTTCGACTTTCTCACGTTCCAGAATGCCTTCGCCACCGGCAACCTCGACACCGCCGACTTCGACGGCGACGGCGTGCTGACGCTCATGGACTTCCTGGCGTACCAGCGGGCGTTCGCGATGGGCTGCGGCTGAGGCGGCTTACGCGGCGGCGGCGGCCGTGCGCAGATCATGCACGAATTGCTCGAAGGCCTGGTCGCGCGTGGACTGGTCGGGCATGCGCAGTATGGCCGAGGGGTGGATGGTGCCCAGCACGGCGGCGCCCCACTGCTCGCTGTCGATGAGCTCGCCGCGCTGCTGGGTGACGCGGTAGGTGCGGCCGAGCAGGGCCTGGCCGGCGGTGGCGCCCAGTGCGACGATGATTGCGGGGCGGACCTGCTCGATCTCGCTGCGCAGCCAGGGCAGGCAGGCGCGCACTTGCGACACCGTGGGCTTCATGTGGATTCGACGCTTGCCTCTCGGCTCGTGGCGGAAGTGCTTGACGGCGTTCGTCACGTACACCGCTGCGCGGTCGATGCCCGCGGCCGCGAGCGCCTCGTCGAACAACCGGCCGGCCGGGCCGACGAAGGGGCGGCCGGCCAGGTCCTCCTCGTCGCCGGGCTGCTCGCCCACGAACATCAGCCGTGCGTCTTTCGGCCCCTCGCCGAAAACGGTCTGCGTGCCGACGTCGCAGAGCTCGCAGCCCTCGCACTGCCTGGCGGCGCTCCTGAGCTGCGGCAGCGAACGGTGCCCCTTCGGTGGGAGGAACGCCTCGGCCCCGGGGTTCTCGTCCTGCTGGCGGGCCATCATGGTTTTCACCCTCTCGGGGGCTTCGCGGAGCAACTCGTCGATGATTCCCGTCTCGGGCATGGTCGACCAGTACCGCCTCGGCATCTCCTTGAGCATGGCGCCAGTCTTGATGCGGGCGGGGTTGAAGATGTTGCGGTAGTAGGTCTTCCAGAGTTCTTCCATATTGTCGTTGGGGCCGTC
This portion of the Phycisphaerales bacterium genome encodes:
- the ffh gene encoding signal recognition particle protein gives rise to the protein MLERLTEGFQSALRNLSGQGAISEKNVREAMAQVRESLLEADVALEVVEKFCDQVVQEALGKKVTESVKPGEEMIKIVHDRLVVLLGGEPGTASDPGIHTVSPGPTVIMMCGLQGSGKTTTCGKIAAWLRKKDLSSTLVAADLQRPAAVEQLETVAQQAGGFPGSAPVKFHGELDQIGAYGERVGVAVDVCKRGLKQARANGSDVAILDTAGRLHVNDDLMGELKKVKAACNPHYIFLVVDSMTGQDAVRSAKAFHEQLGIDGVILTKFDSDTRGGAALSVREVTGAPVRFVGTGEKLDALEPFHPERFAGRILGMGDVVSLVEKAQQEVTEEEAEKLQNKMMRGELGMDDFLKQLKTIRKLGPMKQVLGMLPGVGSALKDVSIDDKELDRVEAQIQSMTAAERKKPKLIDNSRKRRIARGAGVDQQTVGRLVKQFNTINQLTRGMGDMSARSKMSTMTHMAQGAAGGDSAAAAASMMPSIARRKSTKGGKPKGFKQRKKRK
- a CDS encoding Ppx/GppA phosphatase family protein: MDSFPTAAASPTSVDRPLRLAAIDVGSNSIRLLIAERDDEGGYHVLDEEKVSPRLGHALAETGMIAPDRLEDAIGAVERMKQIALGYGVAEIRVIATSAVREAGNGHEFVAGVERLSNLKTEVIGHEDEGRLAHKSVAAAFDVRKLPFAVADIGGGSTEVVFSRSGAVEKVVGLKLGAVRVADMFGGARASEPHTFDEMRQYLKGAIEVAVGKMPLKPKVLFGTGGTYSALASIQMAREGTSAESVQGHRLTREQVTKTLTKLRSALEKGESVAGLNKDRYDIILPGAAIVEALMKTLKVDELVVHDRGIRDGLMLSMLEGHTAQSKGRGAPPAATPTRATLGSRSESIRRFARKCRYHEAHSEHVTMLSLEIFDQLAQQLPEIARELARSHPSHPLAVDHETAMDAQGRGVLEASGVLHDIGYLVNHSKHHKHSYYIIANGELDGFSPRERELIANVARYHRRSPPKNSHEPYAAMDNHDRKIVRRLAGILRVADGLDRTHTQVVDRVAVTIEARASDGHPADHPNTAVFTVESPSDVSTDVWGAQRKSELFCSAFGLRTAFETA
- a CDS encoding GC-type dockerin domain-anchored protein, which codes for MTIAASRFVAVVWCLCAATLLAQSPCPPAEQSAIGGAMFDVAIHEDVAYIANGGGGLLVLDLHDPARPTELAELALPGQAQAIALEPAAQLAYIAGADGGLHVIDVVQPRRPRLVYSLATNGLARDVAIADGLLLVAQSEAGLGVYDLTNPRVPAFRSHLVTPELAVGVAAQDSLAVVALARVSPILVSLEDPAAPSITATLTELTSCWDVDMGDGYVYAQGRLSPVDLCVATYDVGDPAVPVQTDSDCIAGGRLRVAQDRLLVTRHRELLIYDLADPSQPELAERISTGVYLTAVAWTGGPWVVAGSEALLAIASDPPHGVLGRFDQVDLSQLDRAVVGGDLMVTGGAFQVVDVADPTTPTFRGRAEIYGYDAAIDGDLAYVTRFLDLTVIDLGDPARPTAVGSVRVPGSDAETYRVEVRGNIAYTYSLDMYFRIITTLASIDVHDPNNPAVLDTLVGVGNAFDMAVGDGLIITADGPLRFVDATDPANLRPLGQLEGSYNAVTLNEDLAFTIHGGPVQSLRIVDASDAATPRIIADLPLTRAPAYLEDLVVVDGVAYLVGREAGLLRVDVADPSDPVELEPVAIAGEPYSITARGTLLVVTTTRGVRLLETGQCGPCRADLDGDGSLTLFDFLTFQNAFATGNLDTADFDGDGVLTLMDFLAYQRAFAMGCG
- a CDS encoding UdgX family uracil-DNA binding protein (This protein belongs to the uracil DNA glycosylase superfamily, members of which act in excision repair of DNA. However, it belongs more specifically to UdgX branch, whose founding member was found to bind uracil in DNA (where it does not belong), without cleaving it, appears to promote DNA repair by a pathway involving RecA, rather than base excision.), with product MIVVGVSHDFDQWCDHARRLLRRRVPPDAVAWRDADAGGSLFDPGVEDSGTAPAVRLPATFLERARTVACHRDESRWAVLYRLVWRIGVEGDRGLLLDAADPDVRPFEVMHKQVRFDAHKAKAFVRFRKVDDDADGERYLAWHRPEHRVLPLVGPFFARRFGVMRWTIFTPHQSADWDGRSLTYGPGVDRDPMSERDGPNDNMEELWKTYYRNIFNPARIKTGAMLKEMPRRYWSTMPETGIIDELLREAPERVKTMMARQQDENPGAEAFLPPKGHRSLPQLRSAARQCEGCELCDVGTQTVFGEGPKDARLMFVGEQPGDEEDLAGRPFVGPAGRLFDEALAAAGIDRAAVYVTNAVKHFRHEPRGKRRIHMKPTVSQVRACLPWLRSEIEQVRPAIIVALGATAGQALLGRTYRVTQQRGELIDSEQWGAAVLGTIHPSAILRMPDQSTRDQAFEQFVHDLRTAAAAA